CGCGGTGGATCCTGGAGGCCACGGTGGCGGTCAGCAGCCCTGCGCACAATCCCATCACAACTCAAAACCACTGGCACAAACAGCGATCCCGACGCTCACAACCCCCCATCTCCAGCACCACTCACCGACAAAGTAGCCGATTAGAGTGCAGTGGAAATACGAGACGCGCTGCATGCGCCCCGGCATGTTCCCGGGTCCCGGGACTTCCCCGTTCGCTTGTTTCTTGTAGTTGTCATAACGCAGGACGAAGCATAAGAGCAGCCCCGGCATCACGATATCTCCGATTCCCAGCATTGAGAAGTGACTTCCTGTAGAGCTGTGCAGACGAAGAGAAGAAGAGTGTAGTGAAAGAGTTGATTTATACTGCACCTACTAACGCCTGTGTAATGAACCAGCGTAGatcggccaccagggggcgacaaaCACGGCATTTCACACTGGCCAGACTAAACCGCCTCCGAAGTTCAGGATAATTATGCCGCAAGTCTATAACAAGACTCTGCTCTAGTGAAGAGCTCCACCTTCCAGAGAGTGGACGCTGTTCCATTCACTGAGACAAAAGAAGCTGGAGGTAGCTCCGATTGGCTTCTATCCTTAGAGGAATGTTGAGGGAAGAAGTGGAATTCTGGAGCTGTTTGCATTCCTACAGCCTGTCAGTCTAGAAATACTGACTTCATTTCACCCTCCGCCGAACAAGAAATGTCTCAAACATCGTGATAAAGTCGCACGGCTGAGCCGATGGAGAAACTGGAGCCGAAGGTGATCGAAGAGCCCGAAGGGGCACTTCTGCCTTCACGATGGTCGTACCTGGGAAAGACCAATTTGCCTGGTAAGGAGAGGCGAGGGACGTCACGGCCCATCCCTGGCCCCAGGTGCAGCTTCCTGGACAGAACATCGATGGGGTTCTCGGCGGGTTGGGTGGCAACTTTGACCATCACGTTGCTGTTGAAAATATAGGCCGAGAAGAACacctgagggaggagaagacgACGCGAGAGCACGTTTAGTTCCCATACGAATGCTGCGGCTTTGATTTGATCAGAACCCCCCCGGCGCTGCGTTATACACTCTGCTCTATCAGTTTAATTTAGGGAAATACACCCTGCAGTACAGCCGAATGGAAGcgggcctcttcctcctccagtgaGAGTGGACCGCACTCATATTAAAGTCATCACTCAGGAGAGGCGGCGTCTCCTCCACTCTCAAGCCCTTAAGTGGCTCGGGCTTTGTTGCTCTGAGCTCTGAGTTACTGATCCAGACAAGATATGGCTAATAAACCGGACCAGGCACAAATGGCTCTAATATCTCAGAGGAAACAATAATGCTCACTTTATTCTGGAAATCTAATCTGGCTTTTGTCAGGTTAACAGTTTTATTCCTCTGCTGGAATTAAGTGGTGACAAAGCGGACGGTGATTATTTTATATGGAGCCTGACGGCTGGAACGTGCACGACCCGCGTGCCGGTCCTCATCTCACCCAGAACACGTCGTAGATGAGCAACCCCGACAGCAGCAGGCACGACACCTTCAGACTGGGCAGCCGCACGAAGGCGATCATGGCCACGCACAGGCCCATGGCCAACgctgtggaggagagggagacgcTGGTTAGGAGCGCGACAGGAGCCGATAAACCGGGCGGGTTCGTGCTTTCCCGACGTACCGTCCATGAGGAGCCAGTGCCCGGTCAGAACCCagatcagcaccagcaggacggaaagagagaaggagaggagctCGGCCAGGGTGAAGCGTCCGCAGCAGCCGAAGGAAAtcctgcaggcagacaggcgtCAGTGCTCCGTTCACAACCCGACACCACAACAAACATCAGGCCCATACAGACGTGCACGGGCCACCGGCTGGGATCACCCCTTTAGGTTCGGAGCAAACGGTGTTGGGCTTTTAGAAGAAATGAGAAGTGATTGTAACGGTAGAAAATCAGGCTATTTattcagagcaga
The sequence above is drawn from the Takifugu rubripes chromosome 6, fTakRub1.2, whole genome shotgun sequence genome and encodes:
- the sppl3 gene encoding signal peptide peptidase-like 3 encodes the protein MAEQGYSSWAYSLVDSSQVSTFLISILLIVYGSFRSLNMDCENQEKDKDGNPTATGAFNNGNTNNSIQTIDSTQALFLPIGASVSLLVMFFFFDSVQVVFTICTAVLATIAFAFLLLPMCQYLTRPCSPQNKISFGCCGRFTLAELLSFSLSVLLVLIWVLTGHWLLMDALAMGLCVAMIAFVRLPSLKVSCLLLSGLLIYDVFWVFFSAYIFNSNVMVKVATQPAENPIDVLSRKLHLGPGMGRDVPRLSLPGKLVFPSSTGSHFSMLGIGDIVMPGLLLCFVLRYDNYKKQANGEVPGPGNMPGRMQRVSYFHCTLIGYFVGLLTATVASRIHRAAQPALLYLVPFTLLPLLTMAYLKGDLRRMWSEPFHTKSSSSRFLEV